In the genome of Vicia villosa cultivar HV-30 ecotype Madison, WI linkage group LG7, Vvil1.0, whole genome shotgun sequence, one region contains:
- the LOC131618020 gene encoding putative invertase inhibitor — protein sequence MSPSSFLFLSLTIFLCSFNPFVDANNLIQQTCKNCSKNDPNISYKFCTTSFQSDHRSQCAQNLEELGLIAIKISRHNVTNTSDYIKRLLKKKNSDPFIKECLEDCLEVYSDAITTFREAIRDYKAKRYEDCNFKLSSIIDASTTCEDGFKQKSDVNSPLTKRNKNVFQLSAIALSIVNMLNMLK from the coding sequence atgaGTCCTTCCTCTTTCTTATTCCTCTCCctcacaattttcttgtgttctTTCAATCCATTTGTTGATGCCAACAATCTCATCCAACAAACATGCAAGAATTGCTCTAAAAATGATCCCAACATAAGCTACAAATTTTGCACAACATCATTTCAATCAGATCATAGGAGTCAATGTGCCCAAAACCTTGAAGAATTAGGCCTCATAGCTATCAAAATATCAAGGCACAATGTGACAAATACTAGTGATTACATCAAAAGGCttttgaagaagaaaaatagtgatCCATTTATTAAAGAATGCTTGGAGGATTGTCTTGAAGTATATTCTGATGCCATCACAACTTTTAGAGAAGCTATTAGAGATTATAAGGCAAAGCGTTATGAAGATTGTAATTTCAAGCTTAGCTCAATCATTGATGCATCAACTACTTGTGAAGATGGATTCAAGCAAAAGAGTGATGTGAATTCACCATTGACAAAGAGAAACAAAAATGTTTTTCAACTTTCTGCTATAGCACTTTCAATTGTTAACATGCTCAATATGTTAAAGTAG
- the LOC131618019 gene encoding protein TRIGALACTOSYLDIACYLGLYCEROL 4, chloroplastic-like, protein MAKLRTAIDSSFWDLNISSPQTFDGWAKHVPGSPIPLDASVSSRLFRHQQLSELNFRVPLVILPSLAPSTRKELGSFSLQSLLLDLAGNNWWLAATGQFRPRKLIVDIKNEISNAVEFNLSTVKSVAKHFIDKSLYSYGLNSQFAISPSTSVLFALEGHGEKERRRKKVTVFHEFSDHDLTVEAAWPQLFVDHKGRYWDVPESVSVDLSSLGSSSGLRYHFGIHKNGGNPQAFNATDSDPPLSLLPGLCAKASATYDKIKYLWKKTDLEFDKDYDKDLTPPYDVQLTEPHAAISGIIGSSCASWLWNGKKFSSIGSGDDQAVTKRKKRSRFNADLLGSVCFTFQHGRFMKEYRDFTRVDARLDISSASGLAKKIFSGVKSSSDDINDEPSASPRLNLIFQQQVAGPIVFRADSRIALESFTRKHGVFVEDFICSLNYSLPSLESGKIVAWYSPKRKEGMVELRLYEF, encoded by the exons ATGGCTAAGCTTCGAACAGCCATTGATTCATCATTCTGGGatttgaacatttcatctcctCAGACCTTTGACGGTTGGGCCAAACATGTTCCTGGTAGCCCAATTCCTCTTGATGCTTCTGTCTCCAGCAGACTCTTTCGCCATCAACAATTGTCGGAACTCAACTTTCGTGTTCCTCTTGTTATTCTTCCTTCATTGGCTCCTTCAACTCGGAAGGAACTTGGGTCCTTTTCACTTCAGTCTCTTCTCCTTGACCTTGCTGGCAATAATTG GTGGCTTGCAGCGACTGGACAATTCCGTCCAAGGAAACTGATAGTTGATATAAAAAATGAGATTTCTAATGCTGTTGAATTCAATCTCTCCACGGTTAAGAGTGTTGCAAAGCATTTCATTGACAAGTCTCTTTATTCATACGGGTTAAACTCTCAGTTCGCCATTTCTCCTTCAACGTCGGTGCTATTTGCTTTAGAAGGTCATGGTGAGAAAGAACGGCGCCGCAAAAAAGTCACGGTTTTTCACGAG TTTTCGGATCACGATCTTACAGTGGAGGCGGCATGGCCTCAATTATTTGTTGACCACAAAGGAAGATATTGGGATGTTCCTGAGTCTGTGTCTGTTGATTTATCGTCCCTTGGGTCTAGTTCTGGATTGCGATACCACTTTGGGATACATAAGAACGGCGGAAATCCCCAGGCGTTTAACGCAACTGATAGCGACCCGCCACTGTCTCTACTGCCAGGGTTATGTGCCAAAGCTTCCGCTACTTATGATAAAATCAAGTACTTATGGAAGAAAACAGATCTCGAGTTTGATAAGGACTACGACAAAGATTTAACTCCTCCATATGATGTGCAACTTACGGAACCTCATGCAGCAATATCTGGAATTATCG GTAGCTCCTGTGCTTCTTGGCTTTGGAACGGGAAGAAATTTTCTAGTATCGGTTCGGGAGATGATCAAGCAGTgacaaagagaaagaagagatctCGATTTAATGCCGATTTGCTTGGTTcagtttgctttacttttcagcaTGGAAGATTCATGAAGGAATACCGGGATTTTACCAGGGTAGATGCTCGTCTCGATATATCTTCAGCTTCAGGACTTGCAAAGAAGATTTTCAGTGGTGTCAAAAGTTCTAGTGATGACATTAATGATGAACCGTCAGCGTCGCCCCGGCTTAACTTAATATTTCAACAGCAG GTTGCCGGACCGATTGTGTTTCGAGCAGACTCGCGAATTGCACTTGAGTCTTTCACAAGGAAACACGGTGTGTTCGTTGAAGATTTCATTTGCAGCTTGAATTACTCCTTGCCGTCTCTAGAGTCGGGAAAGATTGTTGCTTGGTATTCACCGAAAAGGAAAGAAGGGATGGTTGAATTGCGGTTGTACGAGTTTTAA
- the LOC131616138 gene encoding 10 kDa chaperonin 1, chloroplastic-like, giving the protein MASTFLTLPTPFLHKSTAASFSNNKLPFLKRNSLKINAISKQWEPAKVVPQADRVLIRLEELSQTTAGGILLPKSAVKFERYLTGEVLSVGAEAENVKAGAKVLFNDVSAYEVDLGTEAKHCFCKSSDLLAVVE; this is encoded by the exons ATGGCTTCCACATTTCTCACCTTACCAACTCCTTTCCTTCACAAATCAACCGCCGCTTCTTTCTCCAACAACAAACTCCCAT TTTTGAAGAGGAACTCTTTGAAGATTAACGCAATTTCCAAGCAATGGGAACCAGCTaag GTTGTGCCTCAGGCTGATAGGGTTCTTATTCGTCTCGAGGAACTATCACAA ACAACCGCTGGTGGAATTTTGTTGCCAAAGTCAGCTGTTAAATTTGAGCGATATCTTACCGGCGAA GTCCTGAGTGTTGGTGCTGAGGCTGAAAATGTAAAGGCCGGTGCCAAG GTACTATTCAATGACGTAAGTGCTTATGAG GTGGATTTGGGAACTGAGGCTAAGCACTGCTTCTGTAAATCAAGCGACTTGTTGGCCGTGGTTGAGTAG
- the LOC131618017 gene encoding GDP-mannose transporter GONST2-like, producing MNCFLTASYSLTLRWVMDEAKKSTKSGSLNEVAKVLLNNLLSLPFAIIVTFLFGGWDYRRSGLIGLSISFTSMWFLHQTSMLSFSCDVDRSSFRCSIFSNCRIPVLTFSVWLRLALSLKEKGLNAYSISCGSCLLYNSTIPRHTKKLWT from the exons ATGAATTGTTTTCTTACCGCAAGTTATTCG CTTACCCTCAGGTGGGTTATGGACGAAGCGAAAAAATCTACAAAATCTGGTTCTCTTAATGAAGTGGCAAAGGTGTTGCTTAACAATTTATTGTCTTTACCTTTTGCAATAATCGTGACATTCCTTTTCGGCGGGTGGGATTAT CGACGTAGTGGACTGATCGGACTTTCCATCAGTTTTACCTCAATGTGGTTTTTACATCAAACTAGCATGTTGTCATTCAGTTGTGATGTTGACAGAAGTTCTTTTCGATGCA GTATATTCTCTAATTGCAGGATCCCAGTCCTCACATTTTCAGTTTGGCTCAGACTTGCTTTGAGTTTGAAGGAAAAAGGTTTGAATGCTTATAGTATTTCTTGTGGAAGTTGTCTGCTTTACAATAGCACGATTCCTAGGCACACAAAAAAGTTGTGGACTTAG
- the LOC131619823 gene encoding uncharacterized protein LOC131619823: MRCKKHLPDISSTVGVCASCLRERLLKIVESQAQPSRVSVSEPKLPSLEPIFPTSVSPYVAHRKSDDRRREVLFHSTPQGGRGLSAACDGATTQSSKRRIRKFWILSDLYRPRSSKTENSSGESCEPSSSVSPRSLTWLSAILPVRRQNNRVSDQRRCREMNRGATPVDKENFEGRDQSELGTSLESSPYRNKTTAVTTRRSRLGYAGKSLASMALCLSPMVRASPNRNWSNHNHKGFSQELGVGGVQHISTAASMCANRSKKLVDLGKVAHNHKR; this comes from the coding sequence ATGAGGTGTAAGAAACACTTGCCGGATATTTCCAGCACCGTCGGCGTTTGCGCCTCTTGCCTCCGTGAGCGCCTCCTGAAAATCGTCGAGAGTCAGGCGCAACCGTCGCGTGTCTCTGTCTCGGAACCAAAACTTCCGTCGTTGGAGCCGATTTTTCCAACGTCGGTTTCTCCGTACGTTGCACACCGGAAATCAGATGATCGCCGGCGAGAGGTTTTGTTTCATAGTACACCGCAAGGTGGTCGTGGATTATCCGCCGCGTGCGACGGAGCAACGACGCAATCTTCCAAGAGAAGGATAAGGAAATTCTGGATTCTGTCAGATTTGTACCGTCCGAGATCTAGTAAGACGGAGAATTCCTCTGGAGAATCGTGTGAACCGTCGTCTTCGGTTTCTCCTCGTTCGTTGACGTGGCTATCGGCGATTCTCCCTGTCCGACGGCAGAACAACCGCGTTAGCGATCAACGGAGGTGCCGTGAAATGAATCGGGGAGCAACACCGGTTGATAAGGAAAATTTCGAAGGACGGGATCAATCGGAATTAGGAACCTCGTTGGAATCTTCGCCGTATAGAAATAAGACGACGGCGGTTACCACTCGGCGGTCACGGCTAGGTTACGCCGGAAAAAGCTTAGCGAGCATGGCGTTGTGTTTGAGTCCGATGGTTCGGGCGAGTCCGAACCGGAACTGGAGTAACCATAACCATAAGGGGTTTTCGCAGGAATTGGGTGTGGGTGGGGTGCAGCATATATCCACTGCAGCCTCAATGTGTGCCAATCGATCAAAGAAGCTTGTTGATCTGGGAAAAGTTGCTCACAATCACAAACGTTGA